The following are encoded together in the Triticum dicoccoides isolate Atlit2015 ecotype Zavitan chromosome 6B, WEW_v2.0, whole genome shotgun sequence genome:
- the LOC119320424 gene encoding protein ASPARTIC PROTEASE IN GUARD CELL 2-like, producing the protein MMPMMTTFCRSRVRLLPLVAVLAVAASLEPLTPLSKAMAIDVSAVAKGGAVLDKAALSSLNKKLKDVKEGIEHGIEVHRFWDDNKDEIKKQLQPLTPGAQGSSPSGYVVDTGNLKSLVYGIDINSPVTRTGPCEVGARAVSCSAPACRQLYGGEPWPNCTLGPGGPPCRYPYADHHFLYQGKATLFTRPTAMPVPLSLPLYACSPGGGPSAAGAVLSLGRSGTLARTVGAFSYELSDGQGDAIWLGAQRARRVQGGKPTPLISNPLFPNRYYVQIASILVGNQPLQIPRGALDIQQYGRGGVYLSTAMPVGMYLNGEVYDLLKAALQAPGATANGLCYSADAKVPLPTITLEFAGDAVMALRPGSSVWKTRADGARCLSVLPSSTGETIVGTRAQMGRLMTYELATGNAFGFGTVTF; encoded by the exons ATGATGCCCATGATGACCACATTTTGCAGGTCACgggtccgcctcctccccctcgtcGCTGTTCTCGCCGTCGCCGCCTCTCTTGAGCCACTCACACCACTGAGCAAGGCCATGGCCATAGACGTCAGTGCAGTGGCAAAGGGCGGCG CGGTGTTGGACAAAGCCGCTCTTTCTTCGTTGAACAAGAAGTTGAAGGATGTCAAAGAAGGGATCGAGCACGGGATAGAAGTTCACCGTTTCTGGGATGATAACAAGGACGAGATCAAAAAGCAGCTGCAGCCTCTTACGCCTGGAGCCCAAGGGAGTTCTCCGTCGGGCTACGTCGTCGACACCGGGAATCTCAAGTCCTTGGTTTATGGCATCGACATCAACAGCCCGGTCACGCGGACCGGCCCGTGCGAGGTCGGCGCACGCGCGGTATCGTGCAGCGCCCCGGCATGCCGGCAACTATACGGCGGGGAGCCGTGGCCGAACTGTACCCTCGGCCCGGGAGGACCTCCCTGTCGTTACCCTTACGCCGATCATCACTTCCTGTACCAGGGCAAAGCCACCTTGTTCACGAGGCCCACCGCCATGCCAGTACCCCTCTCACTCCCACTATATGCGTGCAGTCCCGGAGGTGGTCCCTCTGCCGCCGGCGCCGTCCTCAGCCTCGGCAGATCAGGCACCCTGGCACGCACAGTcggggctttctcctacgagctctCCGACGGACAGGGCGACGCCATCTGGCTGGGCGCCCAGAGGGCGCGGCGAGTCCAAGGCGGCAAACCCACTCCGCTCATCTCCAACCCCCTGTTCCCCAACCGCTACTACGTGCAGATCGCCAGCATACTGGTCGGCAACCAGCCGCTCCAGATCCCGCGGGGAGCGCTCGACATCCAGCAATACGGCCGCGGCGGGGTTTACCTGAGCACAGCCATGCCGGTCGGCATGTACCTCAACGGAGAGGTGTACGACCTCCTCAAGGCGGCGCTGCAGGCGCCTGGTGCCACTGCCAACGGCCTGTGCTACTCGGCGGACGCGAAGGTACCGCTTCCCACCATCACTCTCGAGTTCGCCGGCGATGCCGTCATGGCGCTGCGGCCAGGGAGCTCCGTCTGGAAGACGCGGGCGGATGGGGCGCGGTGCCTGTCTGTCTTGCCGTCAAGCACCGGCGAGACCATCGTGGGTACCAGGGCCCAGATGGGGAGGCTTATGACCTACGAGCTCGCGACTGGCAACGCCTTCGGTTTCGGTACAGTCACATTTTAA